From the Moorena sp. SIOASIH genome, the window TCCCTAAAATTCCAAGGGCGTAAGTAACTTACCCAATTGAAAACCGCTATAACTGCTATAGTTATAAACGGCAAACCATCAGATGCACTACCAATCAAAGTATGCCTAAGGCTGATGTTATTGGATTAGGACGGTCAGGTCTTGCAGCCGCAAGACTCCTAAGAAAAGAAGGTTGGGATGTCACTCTCAGCGATGCTGCTAGCCCTGAACGCATCGCTGCACGTTATACCCCAGAAGACTGGCAACACCAACAACAACAACTTGCCAGAGACGGAATTAACCTTAAACTGGGTTATTCCCTAACCCTAGAGCCTTCAGACTTACCCCAGCTGATTGTAGTTAGTCCCGGTGTTCCCTGGGATATACCAGTCTTAGTTGCTGCCAGGACCCAAGGCATTGAAACCATAGGGGAAATAGAACTAGCTTGGCGTTATCTCCAATCCCCATGGGTAGCTGTTACTGGTACTAACGGCAAAACTACTACCACCTCCCTGATTGCTGCTATTTTTCAAGAAGCTGGTTTCCATGCCCCCGCCTGCGGTAACATTGGTTATGCCGCTTGCGAACTCCTGCTAGCACCAGAAATCACGGGCAAACCCCAGGAAACACCCCCAATCGATTGGGTAATAGGGGAAATCAGTAGTTACCAAATCGAATCTTCTAAAGACCTTGCCCCTCGTATTGGTGTCTTGACAACCTTGACCCCTGACCACCTCAGCCGCCACAAAACCCTGGAAAACTATTATGACATCAAGGCGTCTTTACTGCGTCGGTCCCAGTTACAAGTTATAAATGGGGATGACCCTTACCTGGGGAATTTGGGAGTAGACTATTGGCCCGATGCCTATTGGATCAGTATCACAGGTGGTCAGGGGGACAGGAATTTTAAACCTTGGGCTTACATCCAAGATGACTGGGTGATAGCAGACTCAGAACCGATCTTGCCAGTGAAATCCTTACAGATGGTTGGAGATCACAATCGACAAAATTTATTAATGGCAGTGGCAACAGCACGATTGGCAGGAATTGAGAAAAATGCGATCGCATCCGCCATTGCCAAGTTTCCTGGTGTGCCCCATCGCCTAGAAAAGGTGATTACCTGGCAGGGGATAGACTTCATCAATGATAGTAAAGCCACCAACTATGATGCAGCTCAAGTCGGTTTAGCCTCAGTAGCTGCACCCACTATTCTAATTGCTGGTGGTGAAGCCAAAGCTGGTGATGATACCAGTTGGATTGAGACCATTAAACTCAAAGCAGCGGTTGTCTTACTCATTGGTGAAGCTGCACCTGCTTTTGCGGCACGCCTTAAGGAAGCTAGCTATTCCAGTTACGAAATTGTGGAAACTATGGCGAAAGCGGTACCAAGAGCAGCAGAACTCGCTCAACAGTATAATTCTAGTGTTGTCCTGCTTTCTCCTGCCTGTGCTAGCTTTGACCAATACCAAAGCTTTGAACATCGCGGGGATGATTTCCGCAGGTTGTGTCAGCAGCAGTTCAGTACTATAGCAAAGGGAACAGGGAACAGGGAACAGGGAACAGGAACCCACCCCTAACCCCTCCCAGGAGGGGAACGGGAGTAGGGAATATGGCATCAAAAATTATCACAATTCCTACACGGATTGCTATATTTAGCCAGTAACTCAGGGTAACGTCCATAATTGGAGAGTCATGTTATGTCTAGCCAAAACTTTCGCAAGCCAGAATTTAGCAGAGAACTGCGCTTAGGACTAGTAGTTTATGGTGGAGTCTCTCTAGCCATTTATATGAACGGTGTTTGCCGCGAATTTTATAATGCTGTTCGCGGTCGAGGTATCTATAAACTAGTTAAAGCTCTCACCGATTCTGATATTATTGTTGATATTCTCTCAGGCACGTCAGCGGGAGGAATTAATGGGGTTCTGCTTAGCTACGCTTTGACCAATAGTAGTCAGGATGAAGTAATCGATTTTGAAAACTTTTCCCAAATTTGGCGGGAAAATGGCAACATCCGCAAGCTCATGCATCAACCTAGCCTTAGTCAAGGTAAAAATGATGGGGAATCTATTTTAGATGGCAAGGGCTACTATCAAGATGCACTAGCTAAAGCCTTTGAGCAAGGGCAGAGTAATAAGAAAAAAGCACCCTCCGACGAGTGGGTATCTTCCTTTAATGAATTAGATTTATTTGTGACAGGAACTGATGTTGTAGGACGGGTTGATACCGTTTTTGATGATACCGGACGGGTGATTGATCTTAAAGACCACCGCACTATCTTTCATCTCAAGCACCGTCAAGGTCGCAAAGAGCCCTTTAATCCCAATTTTAACCCAAACAATTCAACTGTCCAAGACACCTATCAAGCTCTGGCAAAACTGTGTCGTATTACATCGTGTTTTCCAGTTGCCTTCCCTGTGGTTACCGTTGAGTTAGATAATCCTAGCAATCAGGTCGATGCCAAGTTAGTAGAATGGGGAATCCTTAAGAATCGAAAGTTACCGGAAACCCCTCCAACGGGTGGGTATCAATTGCACTTTGTGGATGGAGGGGTGCTAGATAATCGGCCTTTCAGTTACACCATCAAAGAAATGTATTATCGTGCCGACTATTATCCAGTTGAGCGCAAGTTATTTTATATCGATCCCAGTCCAGATAATTTTGCTGGCAGCCAAAAGTTTAATCAGATGCCAAAGCCTGATGTCTGGGAGGTAATCCAGGAGTCGTTGTTAGGAATGCCGACCTATGAAAGTATTAGTAATGATTTGGGGTTAATCAAAGACCGTAACCAGAAAATCCAGCGCTACCATTCTCTGCTAGCCGATGCGGAATCTCCCTTATTTGCTAAGGCTGACAACTCCCAACAGACAACGCTCCCAGTTGAGACGGGAATTTATTGGCGTAGTCGTATGATTAGCTTACGCGATCGCACATTACCTCTAGTCTTGAGAATGTCTCAAGTCAGTAGCACCAAATCTTACCAAGAAACCTTAAACAACCAAGTCCTTTTAGATAAAATAGCTAAGCTACTGACCCAACACATTACTGAACCGGAAAAACGGAAAAATAACGACATTATTCTCCAAGACCCTAGTCAACAGATTAGCAATCTCGATATCGAATATGCCTTAAGAAAGCACTTCTATATCGTTAAAAAAGTTTGTCAGTTGATGAATCAGGAGCAATCATTATCAGAGTATAAAACGCTCCAATCCCTAGCCTTAAGGCTAGGTCGTCATATTAAACTCCTAGAAGTCCTTAAGATGGCATTAACTAAGCTGTTGAATCATCCCCAGGTTAGTCAATCCTTCTATGACCTGATATCATCCTTTCAAACTAATCACAGTTCGGAGTCTACGGATAATCTGCGTAGTGAGATTTACAACCGTCTAATTCGGTTATACCGTTTCTTGCTCGATGCTGAGGGGCTAGCAGAATTTGTACCACAAAACTATCAGCAATCCTATTTAGAGAAAGTCCCAGCCTATTTATTGCAAAAATTACCAGAAGAAGCAGAACAATTAGCCGCTAACTCTGAAACCCAGACAGTTGTAAAAAGCACCATTGACTGGTTGCCCCAGCCGCTAATTGCCAGCATTTTTGAACAATTTAAGCAAAAAATTAATCAAGTAGACCAAGAAACCAATCAACTTCAAAAAATCTGGCTTGCTGAAAAATTCAAAGATAACGATACGGAAAATAATAGTAACCAATACTCTTCGGTTTTGTGTAAGATAGAGGAAGCCTCAGAGAAATTTATTGAACTAAGTGGGCTAAATCAGTCTGAAGAACTCTTGACTCGTTTTAAACGATTTCGAGAACTGGATAAAGTTCTGTATCCCTTTGAGTATCTATCTGAAATTGAGGAAAAAGACCTGATTGAGACGATTCGGATTAGTCCAGATGATGCTCAGCTGGGTTTTGGTAAAGGGCAAAAGTTAGATAGTAAACTGGCGGGAAATACCTTAAATGCTTTTGGCGGTTTCTTTAAGAAGTCTTGGCGTTCTAATGATATTATGTGGGGGCGCTTAGACGGATTAAACCGGATCGTGGAAGCTTTACTTACTCCTGAGGCGATTGCTAAGTTTCCTAAGTTTTTGAAACGACAAGCTCAAGAATATAACATTCCTGAAACGGGAGAAGAATTTGAACAGTTTAAAGAACAGTACTTAGATTTTTTAATTCAAGAGTCTTTCCCTAACGCTACCGCTGATCACCAGGATAAAATTAAAGGTCATCTACGTAAGCTGGCGATTCCTAATCCAGATCTTTCTGAAGCTGATATTAAAACAATACTGGATGATTTAGTGCTAGAAGGACATCGTGATATTCTCAGAACTGACCTACAGAATGTGATTGAAGATGAAATTTATGAACAACTAGAGTGGAGTAACCAGCGAGTTCAACCTGCTGCTGCTAACGATAGTCTAACCACAAGTCAAACCACAATACCCCAGTATAGTCTAGTTGAGGGTAGTTTTAGTGAAACCATTAGTCTACTAGCAGCTCAGGAATTAGCTAGGAAAAGCATTGACTCGTTACCCCAGGGTAAAGAAAAGTTCTTTCTCAACCATTACCAGGTGGGTTCAGAGACATTGTCAAATGATATTCCCACTACTATCCTAACCAATCTGGCTACCCGAGCTGCCCTGATTGTGCGAGATATGCTGATCACTGTATTAGGCGATCGCACCCCAGGCTTCGGTAGTAGTTTGATCTATCAAGTCTTCAATCAATCCTTACAACTATTTTATTGGTGGCAACAGATTACCCAATCATCAGGGATTAAAAAGGGTGATGGTAGTCGCCAGAAGTTGATTTCCCTGGTAGTGCAAGTAGCCTTGTTGCTGATTGCTGTCCTGTCTGTGGTTATTATCATATATCGCTCATGGGTATGGTTTGCGATCGCATTTCTGACTGGGGTGTTGTCTTGGCTTTTAGGAAATCCTTGGAAAGCTATAAAAGAACGATTAATTATCAAGGATTAATTATCAAGTATTAAGGCTGAAAGATACCTCAAGTCCAGTATCATCGGTATTGTATTAAGACTAATGAGAAATCACAAATGATTCTCTTGAGTGCGAAACCCGGAACCTGCATCTGGATTCCGCACTCACCTTTGATGTTTGACTTTGATGTTTGACTTCTGCCCAGTGATACTAATTTGTCACTGTGTTAGCCAAAGGACTTTGCTTCTAAACGAAAGTGAAGAAAACCTCCGGAGTTTGTAGCACAGTAAACTCAAGGGGACTAACATTCTGAACAATCCCAATTAATTCATCGGAAGATTCAAAGGTACCATTACCGTTAGAATCCACAGAAATAGCTAGTTGGTTGGAACTGAAAGGAGATGCCCCTAAGACATAATCATCAAGCTCTCCGACCAATTGAATCGTATCTGGCCCTGCACCATCTCCTTGTCTTCCAAATTCAGTGATCAAAGCATAGTCTTGTGCGCCTCCGTTGTCGTAAAGTATCTCATCCTGAGAAAGACCATTAGCTGGATCTGCTGCTAACCCAAGTACAAAGGTATCTTGACTTGATATACTACCTTGTAAAGTATCAATTTCTCCCGATCCAGAGTTAACACCGATAGCACCACCGATTAATGTATCCTGACCCTGAGGAAAATCGATGCTGTTACCACCAGCCAGGAAGTCATTACCAGTGCCTCCTACCAGGTAATCATTAAACGGTACATTAGGCTCAGAGGAAGAAAATTGAAGGTCGCCAAAGAGACTATCATTACCCGTTCCACCGTCAAGGGTATCATCCCCTGCACCACCTTCAAGGAAATCATTACCAGTGCTACCCCCAAACAGAGAATCATTATCCCTGCCACCGTCTATAGTATCATCACCGGCACCGCCACGAATGGTATCCTCACCATCAAAACCAATTAGACTGTCCTGATCTTGTCCACCATTGATAAAGTCATTGCCAATACCGCCAACGATGGTGTCATTACCTGGAGCACCTAGGAGGCGATTATTACCGTTACCACCACCTATGTTGTCATTACCATTACCACCATTGATTGTGTCGTCATTATCTCCACCACGAATGTCATCATTACCATCACCGCCAGAGATAGTGTCATTACCTGCCTCACCACGGAGGGTTTCATCACCGCTCCCGCCAATAATAGTGTCATTACCACCTTGAGCCAAGACAAATGTAAAACCTTCGGTTGATGATTCAAGATCAATTAATTCGCTTTCGTCTGTACCTATAAAAAATCGCATCTTAGTGTCTCCTTAAAATTGCAAAAATGTTCAGTTAATGGTCTGTCTCAGCTAGCTGATGACAGGGAATTAATCCCGACCCTGAGCCATTGCCAATGTTGAGGCAAACGTTAAGCCAAATTAATAAAGCTTCCCATAAGTTGCATGACTAACTATTTGTTTTTAGTTATGGGAAGCTTTACTTGTAAGCATTCAGCCGTCAGCTGTCAGCCGTCAGCTTAAAATAAACCTCTTTCGGGATAATTTAATATTGAGAGATTAATGAGAATTGAAAGTCTGGGGAAAAGCCCATCAGCTGACGTAACTCAGATTAAACGTTCCCGTAGCGTGGCCAAAGGCCAAAGCTGACCTCTTTTATTCAAAAGCTGAACGCGCACGCGTGCGCGTAGCGCTTAAGCTGATGACTGATAGCTGAATGCTTACCTGCACTTAGTATTAATCCCTTTTATAGCAATCCTAGAAGCGTGAACACTGACAGTTCTTAGTCAGCACTCAGCACTCAAAACTGAGCACTATTTTAGTTAAGAAGTGTTGTTCACAAATGGTTTAGCTACCTGTAGGGTGGGCAAAACCTTGCCCACCCTACCCATGGAGTCTGTGCGTAAGTCCTGTAGGATTTAGGTAGGATTGCTATAGCAGCGGAATCAATACTAGGAGAAAAAGGTGAATTGGGTCGAACTACTCAGAGCAAGACCGGTGACATCCGCCACAACACCGATCAGTTCACCAGCTTGACCAGAATTATTCTGATGGATTAAAGTATCCGTTGATGAGTCACCTGCACCAGCAAAGCTTTGCTCGACCAAAACATAGTCACTGGCACTGCCCAACAGACCGATAGTATCTTCTGCAACACTCAAGTCAGTAATCAAAGCGTAGTCATTGTTGCCAGAAGCTGTATAGAATACTCCTTGAGGCAGACGGATGTCATCGAGAAGTCGTTCGGGAATCCCCAAGTTAAACCGGTCTGCTCCTGACCCACCAGTTAGAGTATCAATTTCGCCGCCGCCAAAAGCCAAGCTAGTGTTACCTATGACATAGCCAGCCCCTGCCAGAGTATCATTACCATCATTGCCATTGAGCTGGTCGTTGCCCCGATTGCCAAAGAGTTCGTCATTGGCGCGACCGCCATTGAGCTGGTCATTGTCATCGCCGCCATAGATATCATCTCGACCGCCACCACCATTGAGGGTGTCATTGCCTCCGTTGCCAAAGATATCGTCCCGACCTCTTCGGCCTTCGACTAGATCATTGCCGCCTTCTCCACGGATGAAATCATTGCCGTCCAAGCCATCAATCTGATCAGCCTCAGCAGTTCCAATGAGGGTATTGTCGTCTGCTGTACCTGTGATTTGTGACATTGAAATTTCTCCTTAATTTGTGAGTTGATAGTCTGATGTTGAACTTTGGACAACAAGCTGTAAATCCTAGTGATATACATCAGCCAAGTGTGAACAGTCAGCGGTGTCAGCCCAATAGCTGCATGTCGCTAAACTTTCTATACTTTCAGAATACTTGGACGACAACAGCAAAATGTCTCAGTTTTTGTCTCAGTTTTTTGTCTCAGTTTTTTGTCTCAGTTTTGTCTCAGTTTTTTGTCTGAGTCCCGTTACACACTCAGATGTGTAAAACGGCTGTAATTCCCTGATCCAAAGTTCCCGATTGGCTAAAATATTGACGTTGCTTAATAATGGAATGATTTTAAGAGTTTTTAGGTGCGCTTTCCGTGATGGCGAGCAATCCCTCGCCATCACGGGTCGCACCTGTGGAATAGGCATCTTGCCGTGGAACGGGCATCTTGCGTGGAATGGGCATCTTGGTGGAACGGGCATCTTGGTGGAACGGGCATCTTGGTGGAACGGGCATCTTGGTGGAACGGGCATCTTGGTGGAACGGGCATCTTGGTGGAACGGGCATCTTGGTGGAACGGGCATCTTGGTGGAACGGGCATCTTGCCCGTTATCAATATTTTCGGGCGGGCAGGATGCCCACTCTACTCCTATTCATTCAAAGACTGACGCAACGCCGGAGCTTAGGTGCTAAAGACGAATTGCCCGTGAACCTTGTGCGATGCTTTAGCTTCTTCCGCGAGAAGCCCCACAACGAACATGCGCAGCATGAGTGTGGGATGAATCGCGGATAGGATCTCTTGGATTCGGCAAAGCCGACGCGGGGCGCGTTCGGGGAAACGAGCTATCAAACTTCTGATTAATTCGGATTGGGTCATTCCACGTCGATTTGCTTCTTGCTCTAACGGCCTTCTTTCAAAATCTGTAACTCTGATTGTTAATTTTTTATTTTTCATTTTCGCTTACCATTTGGCCGTACTTGTGTTATTCTTATTATAGGTCGAAAAACCAGGGTAAGTAAGCGTGAGAATTGCATATCAATATCGATTAAAGCCAACAAAACAACAAAGGGACAAAATAGATCATTGGCTTTCTATGCTATGCTCACAATACAATTACTTATTGGCTGACCGGTTTTCCTGGTATGAGCAGAATCGTTGTCCCAGGAATGCTTGTCCCCTTGTTTGTCACCTTCCTGAGTTAAGAGATAGCCCGGATTACTACAGTCAGAAAAAGACTTTACCTAATCTCAAAAAAACTCACCCTTGGTACAAGGACATACACTCCCAAGTACTTCAGGATGTCGTAAAAAGGGTTAAGCTAGCTTTTGATCGATTTATCAAAGGAGACAAGAACGGGAATAGAAGCGGCAGACCCAGATTTAAAAAGAAACACCGCTATCGCACGTTTACTTATCCCCAGATGAAGGAAGGGTGCTTAGAGGGCAATCTGATTAACCTACCAAAGATAGGCAAGGTTAAGGTTATACTGCACCGCCCTA encodes:
- the murD gene encoding UDP-N-acetylmuramoyl-L-alanine--D-glutamate ligase, encoding MPKADVIGLGRSGLAAARLLRKEGWDVTLSDAASPERIAARYTPEDWQHQQQQLARDGINLKLGYSLTLEPSDLPQLIVVSPGVPWDIPVLVAARTQGIETIGEIELAWRYLQSPWVAVTGTNGKTTTTSLIAAIFQEAGFHAPACGNIGYAACELLLAPEITGKPQETPPIDWVIGEISSYQIESSKDLAPRIGVLTTLTPDHLSRHKTLENYYDIKASLLRRSQLQVINGDDPYLGNLGVDYWPDAYWISITGGQGDRNFKPWAYIQDDWVIADSEPILPVKSLQMVGDHNRQNLLMAVATARLAGIEKNAIASAIAKFPGVPHRLEKVITWQGIDFINDSKATNYDAAQVGLASVAAPTILIAGGEAKAGDDTSWIETIKLKAAVVLLIGEAAPAFAARLKEASYSSYEIVETMAKAVPRAAELAQQYNSSVVLLSPACASFDQYQSFEHRGDDFRRLCQQQFSTIAKGTGNREQGTGTHP
- a CDS encoding patatin-like protein; the protein is MSSQNFRKPEFSRELRLGLVVYGGVSLAIYMNGVCREFYNAVRGRGIYKLVKALTDSDIIVDILSGTSAGGINGVLLSYALTNSSQDEVIDFENFSQIWRENGNIRKLMHQPSLSQGKNDGESILDGKGYYQDALAKAFEQGQSNKKKAPSDEWVSSFNELDLFVTGTDVVGRVDTVFDDTGRVIDLKDHRTIFHLKHRQGRKEPFNPNFNPNNSTVQDTYQALAKLCRITSCFPVAFPVVTVELDNPSNQVDAKLVEWGILKNRKLPETPPTGGYQLHFVDGGVLDNRPFSYTIKEMYYRADYYPVERKLFYIDPSPDNFAGSQKFNQMPKPDVWEVIQESLLGMPTYESISNDLGLIKDRNQKIQRYHSLLADAESPLFAKADNSQQTTLPVETGIYWRSRMISLRDRTLPLVLRMSQVSSTKSYQETLNNQVLLDKIAKLLTQHITEPEKRKNNDIILQDPSQQISNLDIEYALRKHFYIVKKVCQLMNQEQSLSEYKTLQSLALRLGRHIKLLEVLKMALTKLLNHPQVSQSFYDLISSFQTNHSSESTDNLRSEIYNRLIRLYRFLLDAEGLAEFVPQNYQQSYLEKVPAYLLQKLPEEAEQLAANSETQTVVKSTIDWLPQPLIASIFEQFKQKINQVDQETNQLQKIWLAEKFKDNDTENNSNQYSSVLCKIEEASEKFIELSGLNQSEELLTRFKRFRELDKVLYPFEYLSEIEEKDLIETIRISPDDAQLGFGKGQKLDSKLAGNTLNAFGGFFKKSWRSNDIMWGRLDGLNRIVEALLTPEAIAKFPKFLKRQAQEYNIPETGEEFEQFKEQYLDFLIQESFPNATADHQDKIKGHLRKLAIPNPDLSEADIKTILDDLVLEGHRDILRTDLQNVIEDEIYEQLEWSNQRVQPAAANDSLTTSQTTIPQYSLVEGSFSETISLLAAQELARKSIDSLPQGKEKFFLNHYQVGSETLSNDIPTTILTNLATRAALIVRDMLITVLGDRTPGFGSSLIYQVFNQSLQLFYWWQQITQSSGIKKGDGSRQKLISLVVQVALLLIAVLSVVIIIYRSWVWFAIAFLTGVLSWLLGNPWKAIKERLIIKD
- a CDS encoding calcium-binding protein; this encodes MRFFIGTDESELIDLESSTEGFTFVLAQGGNDTIIGGSGDETLRGEAGNDTISGGDGNDDIRGGDNDDTINGGNGNDNIGGGNGNNRLLGAPGNDTIVGGIGNDFINGGQDQDSLIGFDGEDTIRGGAGDDTIDGGRDNDSLFGGSTGNDFLEGGAGDDTLDGGTGNDSLFGDLQFSSSEPNVPFNDYLVGGTGNDFLAGGNSIDFPQGQDTLIGGAIGVNSGSGEIDTLQGSISSQDTFVLGLAADPANGLSQDEILYDNGGAQDYALITEFGRQGDGAGPDTIQLVGELDDYVLGASPFSSNQLAISVDSNGNGTFESSDELIGIVQNVSPLEFTVLQTPEVFFTFV
- a CDS encoding calcium-binding protein; the encoded protein is MSQITGTADDNTLIGTAEADQIDGLDGNDFIRGEGGNDLVEGRRGRDDIFGNGGNDTLNGGGGRDDIYGGDDNDQLNGGRANDELFGNRGNDQLNGNDGNDTLAGAGYVIGNTSLAFGGGEIDTLTGGSGADRFNLGIPERLLDDIRLPQGVFYTASGNNDYALITDLSVAEDTIGLLGSASDYVLVEQSFAGAGDSSTDTLIHQNNSGQAGELIGVVADVTGLALSSSTQFTFFS
- a CDS encoding CopG family transcriptional regulator translates to MKNKKLTIRVTDFERRPLEQEANRRGMTQSELIRSLIARFPERAPRRLCRIQEILSAIHPTLMLRMFVVGLLAEEAKASHKVHGQFVFST